A window of Roseiflexus castenholzii DSM 13941 genomic DNA:
TTGTAAGCCTCCATGTCCACTGCACAAACGTCCGGTCATCCACGAGGCGCATGCGCGCGGTGCTGCTCCGGCATCCCAACCGCGCGCTCGCGTCACCGGACATGACGTTGTGCAAAGGCGCGCGGTTGCGATTATAGCACGAAACGGTTGACATGCCTTACTGCATGGTCTATAGTGGCGCCACACGAAGTGAGCAGATCTATGCAAGTGCAGACATTCTGGAAAATCATCACGATGGATGCTGCCAATCTGCTTGAACAATTTATCGCATTTTTGCGCGAGCAGGGAATCCGTTTTTGCGTTATTGGCGGGCAGGCGGTCAACGCTTATGTGGAGCCGCTTGTCAGCCTGGATTTGGTCGTCGTGGTCGCGGTTGAATCGCTGGACGCCCTGGAACAGATCCTCAAGCAACGCTTCATCGTCAGGCGCTTTCCCCACAGTCTGAACATTGCTCTTCCGCATTCCGATCTGCGGATACAGATTCAAACCGACGAACGTTACCGCTCGTTTATCGACCGCGCTGTCGTGTCCAATGTTCTGGGAGTCGATCTGCCGGTTGCGAGCCTGGAGGATGTGTTGCGAGGAAAAATCTGGGCGACGCTCGATCCTGAGCGCAGCAGAAGTAAACGGCAGAAGGACCTGGCAGACATTGCACGCCTGATTGAAGCATATCCCCATCTGAGCGCCAACGTCCCCGAAGAGATTCTGGCACGGCTGGAATAATTGACAGATATGGCGAAGCAGGAGCGTACTGCGCCCAATGGGTAAAGCATTTCTCGGCACGGCGCGACTCGGTATGCGCCTTCTCATTGATGTGCGTTCCTGGTAGGTGACGTTTTTGGGCGCTGCAAGAACAAAGCGCGGCGCTCCGGATCATGGTGGCGCAGTGCCGCAAAACCACCGCACTGCACTACAAAAGAAGACAAGACCGCAGTCAAACCATGCTTGCACTACCGGATACCCCGCGCTTGTCACCATACCCAACATCTGATATACTCCTCCCGAACATCTGTACTGTGCTGTGCCTTTGCGCCTTTGTGTGAGATTGAACGACATTGGCGCCAGATCGCCTGTTGGAGGGCATATGCAGCTTCTCTGGATCGATCCGCGGGCGCTCGAACCGGATCCGCAGGGCGTCCGCGAAGACCCCGGCGAAATCGATGGACTTGCGACGACCATCGCTGAGTATGGGTTGCTTCAGCCGCTCGGCGTGATCGACATCGGGCGCAGTCGCTATCGTGTGGTGTACGGCAACCGTCGGCGGTTGGCGGCGCTGAAACTGGGGTTGGAACGGGTGCCATGCGTGCTGCTCGATCCCGACGATCCGCGGGTGTTCCTGCGCCAGTTGACCGAAAATCTGCAACGGCGCGACCTGAACGACCTCGAGCAGGCGCGCGCCTTCCAGAAATTGCGCGAGCAGATTGCGCTCGAGCGCGGCAGCACCGACGAAGGGGCGCTCGACGAGGCGGCGGCTCGCCTCGTTGGGCTGTCGCCGCGCACGGTGCGGCGCTACCTGGGGTTGCTCGACCTGCCGCTCGAAATCCAGGAGTATCTGCGCAAAGGCGATCTGAACGTCACGCAGGCGCAGCACCTGCGGCGTGTCACGAACGAACGCACGCAGATCGAACTGGCGCGCGCCGCTGTCGAAGAGGGTATGTCAGCCGCCGAGATCAGCCGCCTGGCAAGCTTTTTCGCCGCCAACCCCAATCTCTCGCTCGACGATGCGCTTCAGGCGTTGCAACAGGGCGTCGATCTGGCGGCGACGATGCCACGCAGCGCAAGCAGTGCCGCCATGCCTGCCGCCGGTCCGCTCCTCAAAGGCGCTGCGCTCGGTGATCTGTCCGACGACGAGCGCGACGCCGGTTTGTGGGACGACGAAACCGTAGACGATGATCCTGTGTTCCCCGACATCGCCGACGAAACGATTGAGAATCAGCCAAAGAACAAAGCGCGCGTCTTCCGCATTCGTTCGCTCGACCAGATGATCGATGAGACCGACCGGCTGTTTCGGGCGCACGCCGAAGGCGATCTGATCAAATGGGTGCGCCAGGACCAGCACGCGCCGATGAAGATCGGGTTGTTGCTCAAGCAACTCGATGCACTGTCGCGCGCGTTGCGCGAGATTGCGCGCCAGCAGAATTGGGTCTTTGAGGATGCATGACGATGGCGCAAAGAGGAACGTGCGATAATCCCGACAATGAGTGATACCAATTCCCTGGGACCATCCGGCATGGTCACCCCGATCAGCGCGAGGGGTCGTGCGCGACCCGCTTCGATTCCTCGCTGCGTTTACCCTGAGCGAAGCGAAGGGCTCGGCATGACCCGTCGCTGCGCTCGGAATGACACGCATGCGGCATCGTCAATCGTAATCGGACAGCACGAGCATCAGGTCGTATTCGCCGCTCCACACCCCGCCGTGCTGCACCATCTCCGCGTACAACTCCTCTGGACCGGCGTGACTCATGGTGAAGGTCACACCTGGATGCAGCGCGGCAAAATGGCGTACCTGCTCCGTCAACGCGCGCTCGAAGCCATCGAATCGAATGTGCGATGCTTGATCGACAGGTGCGGCACGCAAAGCCTCCTACCGTCCCCCCATACCGGTCAGGGTCACGCCCTGCACGAAGAGGCGCTGTGAAAGGAAGAAGACCGTCAATACCGGGATCAGGGTAATGATCGACACCGCCATGAGCAGATTGAACTGCGTAAAGTTCTGCCCGCGGAACAGGTTCAGACCGAGCGCCAGGGTATACAGCTCCTGCGAGCGAATATAGATCAACGGATCGAGCAGATTGCTCCAGTTGCCAATGAACGCAAAGATCGCCACCGTCGCCAGCGCTGGTTTCGAGAGCGGCAGAATGATCTCGAAGAAGATGCGCAGCGACGATGCGCCATCAATGCGTGCCGCATCGTCCAGCTCCGTCGGGATGGTCATGAAGAACTGGCGCAGCAGGAAAATGAAGAACGCATACCCAAACCATGCCGGAAGAATGAGGGGCCAGAGGGTATTGACCAGCCCCATCTGGCTGAAGAGCAAAAAGCGCGGCACAATCGTCACTTCACGCGGGATCATGAGGGTCGCCAGCAACGCCAGGAACAGGATGCCCCGTCCGCGCGCGCGCAATCGCGCAAACCCGAATGCCACCAGCGAACAGGAGATCAGATTGCCGATCACATTGGTGAATGTCACAATCAGCGAGTTGAGGAGGAACGTATTGAACGGCAGGATCGTCCAGCCGCGCGGATAATTCTGCCAGAGAAAGGTCGTTGGAAAGAAACTCGGCGGATAGGTAAAGACGTCTTCGCTGTTCTTCAGCGATGTCGAGACCATCCACATAAAGGGAAGAATGAATAACACCGACAGCGCCAGCAGCAGCGCATAGACGATCACCCGGTGCGCCAGTCGCTGATTGCGCATACCGAACAGCGGACGACGCTGTGCCTGCGCTGTTGCCATTGCGCTTTGCTGAAGATTTGCACTCATCGAAGCCACCTCATGATGCGGATGCCGATGCAGTCCGTGCGCTCAACGCGCCGTCTCACCCTCGTAGAACACCCAGTATTTCGCACCCAGAAATTGCAGCGCCGTAATGATCATAATGACGACCAGCAGAATCCACGCCAGTGCTGAGGCGTACCCCATTTGGAAGAACTGGAACGCCACCCGATAGATATACAGACCGAACATCAACGTTGCATTCGCCGGTCCGCCGTTGGTCATAATCAACACCAGCACAAACCCCTGGAGTGAGGCGATGAACCCGACGATCAGGTTATAAAAGATGACCGGCGACATCATCGGAACGGTCACGTTCCAGAATTTCATCCACGGACCGGCGCCATCGATGGAGGCGGCTTCGTACAAGTGCTGCGGCACACTCTGCAAACCGGCGAGGTAGATCACCATCGAACCGCCGGCGCCCCACAGACTCATCAGGATCAGCGCCGGTTTTGCCCACTGCGGTTGCACCAGCCACCCTGGACCTTTGATGCCGAACCAGGAAAGCACCGTATTGATCAGCCCGAAATCCTGATGCAGGATCATGATCCACAAAATGGCGACGGCAATCCCGCTGACGACCGATGGCAGATAGAAAACGGTGCGAAAGACCGAAATCCCCAGCACTTTTTGATTGAGCAACAACGCCAGCAGAAACGAGACGATCAGACCGAGACCGACGCTGCCGATACCGAAATAGAGCGAATTCCACATTGCCGTATAGAAGAGCGGGTCGGCGATCAGGCGTTGATAATTTTGCAATCCGGTCCAGGAGGGCGGCGTCATCATCGACCAGTTGGTGAAACTGATCGCCAGCGATGCAATGATTGGTCCGGCGTCGAACGCAATAAACCCGATGATCCAGAGGGAAATGAACAGATAGAACTCACGCTCTTCACGGCGCGCCAGTTTCCCCAGTTTGGGCTTGCCTATCGGTCGCGCCACTGTTTGATCGATTCGTCGCTGCGCTCCTGCCATGCACACCCTCCCCAGAAGCAAGGTTGTAGCGACGGCTGCCCAGAGCAACCGTCGCCGTATCTCCGTCCTTCCACTGCTGTGCGTCGCCGATCACGCGCGATTGACGGCGATAATCGGGTCCACCGCAGCAAACACCTGATCACACGCTTCCTTCACGCTCAACTGCCCGGCCACCACCAGATCCCAGATCGGTCCTGCCGCCTGCGTGACCTGCGGACCGGTCGGTTGATCGATAATGTCGTGGCTGGCGATGGTGCGCATTGCCTGCTCGACGTATTTCGCGCCGGGAGGCGCAAACTTCGAGTTGAGGTACGAGGGCCACGCCGAGAGGCGCGCCGGGCTGCCGCGCCCGGTAATTCCCCACATATACGATTGCCCGGCGGTCGAGAGGTATTCGTTCAGATAGATCCACGCCGCGTCAGGGTTTTTGCTGTCGCGTGTGATCATGTAGGCGCTTCCGGCGGAGAAGGTGACATGCGCCTTCGGACCTTTAGGCCACATCGCAATATCCCAGTTGAACTTGGCGCCGGCGCGGATCGGCGGAGTCGCCCACGAACCCTGCATGGTCATCGCAATCTTGCCGAACTGGAATGCGGGCCAGGCGACGTTTTGCAGGTCGGCGGGGCTGGGCACCGCACCCTTATCGCGCAACTCCTGCCACCATTCGAGGGCGGCAACCGCTTCGGGCTGGTTGATCAGACACTCGTCCTCCTTGGGTTCGCGCAGGTACTGAGCGCCAAAGGGCATCAGGTAGGGTGGCGCCACCAGCGAGTCGCCCAGGGATGGGAGTTCGCCCAGCCCGAAAATCTTGTTCGGTCCTTCGCCCTGCGTCAGTTTCAGCGCGACTTCCTTCAACTTTTCGAGGTCCCAGGTTTCGTCGGGGTAGGGAATCCCGGCGGCATCGAAAATATCTTTGTTGTAGTACAGGTTGGCGGGACCTTCATCATATGGAATGCCCCACAGTTTGCCGTCGCGCTGGTACGACACCAGCGACTGCGGCGTGAAGTCTTGCAGGTTGAAGTCCTTCTCTTTAGCGATGTAGTCGTCGAGCGGACGGAACAGGCCGTTCTTGATGAACTCCTGCGCCCATGAAAACTGGCAGTACATGATATCGGGCAAGGCGTTGCCGGCCGCCTGCGCGACGTATTTTTGGCGGTACTCGCCGAAGGGCGTATTCTCGGCTTTGACGACGATATTCGGGTGGCGCTGCATAAAGAGCGTATCAAACTGCTTCTGACGCTCGAAGAAGACAGCGTCCCAGGCGTGCGCGACACTAATCTCCACCCGCTCGGACGGATCGGCAATGGCATTGGTGGGCCAGCCGCTATTGCCCTCTTCCAGATCGTAGAGTGAGGTCGGTGTCGGCTCGGTTGCGGGAGGCGTGGTCGGCGCAGCGCCCGTACCCGATTGCTGCGGCGCCTGCCCGCATGCCGCCAGCACGGCCGCCACAGCAGCGCTACTCAACCCGAGGCGTGCGCCGATCTGCAAAATCTCGCGGCGACTCAAGCCACGCCGTTTCAACTCCTGCGCGAGTTCTTCCTCGTGGTGTGTGGTCATGGAGTCCCTCCATTGTTGTCGGACTATGCCGGGATGATTGCGCCTGATACCAATATGCCGCAAACGCCACAATTGCGCTGCGTGGAAGGAGCATCTGCAAGCCTGACATTGACCGAAGATTCTGATACGATACACGCCTCCTTTCGTTTCGTTCAAGAAATCTTATAATTCAGCGGGGCGCACCGACCGATGATCGGCGGCGGAGCGATATGCTGCGTGCACGAGGCGAAGCGTATGCGGGTTGTCGGCGGCGTCGGTCAGCGGCGTTCCATCCATCTGCATCGCTTCCATCAGCGATGCCATTAGACCAATGAACGCATCGGGAATCCAGCGATCTTCGAGGCGCACATCGAACCAGATGTCCGGCGCGGTCGTCGTGGAATGGCACTGCAACGAGTCTGGTCTGCCGTGCGGATAGTCGTAGAGCAGCCCGATGATTCCCTTGATCACTCCTTCGGTGCCCAGGAAACGAAACGTGGCATAGGCGTCGCCGCTGTGGTCATGATGATTGACGGCAAGCAACGCCTGTAACCCCGAGTCGTGATCCAGCACCGTGATCGTTTTCGTTTCGGCGCGTTCTTGTTGCCCCGGATAGTGGGCATGGCGGCTCGTCACCCACGCCGGGTCGCCGAACAGGTAGCGCAGACTGTCGAGACAGTGGATGCTGTGGCACATCAGATCGAGGTAGGGATGCGCTTGAAGCCAGGGCCACATATGCCATGGCGTAGTGATCGATACCAGAATCTGCGCAGCGGCCGGTTGCCCGATAAACCCACGCTGAATGAGATCACGCGCAGCGGCAATCGCGGGACTCCAGCGCATCTGTTGACTGACGGCGACTTTGCGCCCGGCGCGTCGCGCTATGTCCACAATGGCTTCGGCATCCGCGAGGTTCTCGGAAAGCGGCTTCTGGCAGAGGAGGTGCTTGCCGGCGGCGACCGCCTGTTCGTCGATGGCGCGTTGATGCCAGGCGGGTACTGCAATGTCGCAAATCTGCACATCGGGATCGGCGAGTGCGGCATCGAGCGTCTCATATACCCGCGGAATCCCATGACGCGCAGCGGTTTCCTGCGCCGCCTGACGGTCGATGTCGTAACAGCCGACCACGCGCAAACCATGCAATTTATATGCAGGCAGATGGGCATAGTTCGCAATCCTGCCGCATCCGATCAGCGCAATCCCATAATCGGTTCGGGCGGAAAGGTGCGGATGATAGTGAAGATCGAGAATCGGAAGAGACTCCACTGTCTTTTGCTCACGATCTGATCGAAGCACATGCACATCGGGGTGCGCCGAGATACGGAGATATATGTATTTTATAATTTTTCGGAACGTTTGTCAAGAAATAGTTTACGATCCATCATCAATGACCAGACTCGCCAGTCGGATCGCGCGTGAAGGCGCTCCAGGCAGAGCAGGACGCTGGATGATCCAGATCGTATAGATGGCAACATCACGTCCCGATGGATCGAGCAGGCACGACGTGGCATACGAACAGACCGGGATGGTCGAGAGGCGCCCAAGCGCCTGAACCGGGCCAAGATCGATGACGAACTGCGGCGGTGCAACGCCGCTGCGCCGGATCGCGGTCATACCGGCGCCGCTGCACACAACAATCAGAGCAAGAGTGACAAGGATACCGCCGATGATGACGCGCTTCTTCATGATCTCAATGTTCAGCAAGCACCGACGTCTGGCGTCGCTTCACCAGATACAGATGTTCACACACCAGCAACGTTTCATGATGCTGGTTGAACACCTCGATCGTTTCGACGACAATCCCATGATCAGCGCGGCGCGGATGGTTGCGCTTTTCGGTAATGGTCGCCTCGACGGTGATCGTATCGTTGATGAAGACCGGGCGAATGAACCGCAATCGATCATAGCCATACGACATAGCATGTGGGTTGATGGCGCCGGCGGTCATGCCGATGGCGACGCCGAAAATGAGCGTGCCATGCGCAATACGCTGCCCGAAATCCTGCGTCTTGCACCACTCTGCATCC
This region includes:
- a CDS encoding ParB/RepB/Spo0J family partition protein, which produces MQLLWIDPRALEPDPQGVREDPGEIDGLATTIAEYGLLQPLGVIDIGRSRYRVVYGNRRRLAALKLGLERVPCVLLDPDDPRVFLRQLTENLQRRDLNDLEQARAFQKLREQIALERGSTDEGALDEAAARLVGLSPRTVRRYLGLLDLPLEIQEYLRKGDLNVTQAQHLRRVTNERTQIELARAAVEEGMSAAEISRLASFFAANPNLSLDDALQALQQGVDLAATMPRSASSAAMPAAGPLLKGAALGDLSDDERDAGLWDDETVDDDPVFPDIADETIENQPKNKARVFRIRSLDQMIDETDRLFRAHAEGDLIKWVRQDQHAPMKIGLLLKQLDALSRALREIARQQNWVFEDA
- a CDS encoding Gfo/Idh/MocA family protein; its protein translation is MESLPILDLHYHPHLSARTDYGIALIGCGRIANYAHLPAYKLHGLRVVGCYDIDRQAAQETAARHGIPRVYETLDAALADPDVQICDIAVPAWHQRAIDEQAVAAGKHLLCQKPLSENLADAEAIVDIARRAGRKVAVSQQMRWSPAIAAARDLIQRGFIGQPAAAQILVSITTPWHMWPWLQAHPYLDLMCHSIHCLDSLRYLFGDPAWVTSRHAHYPGQQERAETKTITVLDHDSGLQALLAVNHHDHSGDAYATFRFLGTEGVIKGIIGLLYDYPHGRPDSLQCHSTTTAPDIWFDVRLEDRWIPDAFIGLMASLMEAMQMDGTPLTDAADNPHTLRLVHAAYRSAADHRSVRPAEL
- a CDS encoding carbohydrate ABC transporter permease — its product is MAGAQRRIDQTVARPIGKPKLGKLARREEREFYLFISLWIIGFIAFDAGPIIASLAISFTNWSMMTPPSWTGLQNYQRLIADPLFYTAMWNSLYFGIGSVGLGLIVSFLLALLLNQKVLGISVFRTVFYLPSVVSGIAVAILWIMILHQDFGLINTVLSWFGIKGPGWLVQPQWAKPALILMSLWGAGGSMVIYLAGLQSVPQHLYEAASIDGAGPWMKFWNVTVPMMSPVIFYNLIVGFIASLQGFVLVLIMTNGGPANATLMFGLYIYRVAFQFFQMGYASALAWILLVVIMIITALQFLGAKYWVFYEGETAR
- a CDS encoding nucleotidyl transferase AbiEii/AbiGii toxin family protein; the encoded protein is MQVQTFWKIITMDAANLLEQFIAFLREQGIRFCVIGGQAVNAYVEPLVSLDLVVVVAVESLDALEQILKQRFIVRRFPHSLNIALPHSDLRIQIQTDERYRSFIDRAVVSNVLGVDLPVASLEDVLRGKIWATLDPERSRSKRQKDLADIARLIEAYPHLSANVPEEILARLE
- a CDS encoding ABC transporter substrate-binding protein; translation: MTTHHEEELAQELKRRGLSRREILQIGARLGLSSAAVAAVLAACGQAPQQSGTGAAPTTPPATEPTPTSLYDLEEGNSGWPTNAIADPSERVEISVAHAWDAVFFERQKQFDTLFMQRHPNIVVKAENTPFGEYRQKYVAQAAGNALPDIMYCQFSWAQEFIKNGLFRPLDDYIAKEKDFNLQDFTPQSLVSYQRDGKLWGIPYDEGPANLYYNKDIFDAAGIPYPDETWDLEKLKEVALKLTQGEGPNKIFGLGELPSLGDSLVAPPYLMPFGAQYLREPKEDECLINQPEAVAALEWWQELRDKGAVPSPADLQNVAWPAFQFGKIAMTMQGSWATPPIRAGAKFNWDIAMWPKGPKAHVTFSAGSAYMITRDSKNPDAAWIYLNEYLSTAGQSYMWGITGRGSPARLSAWPSYLNSKFAPPGAKYVEQAMRTIASHDIIDQPTGPQVTQAAGPIWDLVVAGQLSVKEACDQVFAAVDPIIAVNRA
- a CDS encoding MaoC family dehydratase encodes the protein MTHKQYFEDYAIGFHRRTMGRTITEADVVLHAGQTGDFYPHHMDAEWCKTQDFGQRIAHGTLIFGVAIGMTAGAINPHAMSYGYDRLRFIRPVFINDTITVEATITEKRNHPRRADHGIVVETIEVFNQHHETLLVCEHLYLVKRRQTSVLAEH
- a CDS encoding carbohydrate ABC transporter permease, which codes for MSANLQQSAMATAQAQRRPLFGMRNQRLAHRVIVYALLLALSVLFILPFMWMVSTSLKNSEDVFTYPPSFFPTTFLWQNYPRGWTILPFNTFLLNSLIVTFTNVIGNLISCSLVAFGFARLRARGRGILFLALLATLMIPREVTIVPRFLLFSQMGLVNTLWPLILPAWFGYAFFIFLLRQFFMTIPTELDDAARIDGASSLRIFFEIILPLSKPALATVAIFAFIGNWSNLLDPLIYIRSQELYTLALGLNLFRGQNFTQFNLLMAVSIITLIPVLTVFFLSQRLFVQGVTLTGMGGR